One window of the Pan troglodytes isolate AG18354 chromosome 12, NHGRI_mPanTro3-v2.0_pri, whole genome shotgun sequence genome contains the following:
- the RTN4 gene encoding reticulon-4 yields MDGQKKNWKDKVVDLLYWRDIKKTGVVFGASLFLLLSLTVFSIVSVTAYIALALLSVTISFRIYKGVIQAIQKSDEGHPFRAYLESEVAISEELVQKYSNSALGHVNCTIKELRRLFLVDDLVDSLKFAVLMWVFTYVGALFNGLTLLILALISLFSVPVIYERHQAQIDHYLGLANKNVKDAMAKIQAKIPGLKRKAE; encoded by the exons ttgTTGACCTCCTGTACTGGAGAGACATTAAGAAGACTGGAGTGGTGTTTGGTGCCAGCCTATTCCTGCTGCTTTCATTGACAGTATTCAGCATTGTGAGTGTAACAGCCTACATTGCCTTGGCCCTGCTCTCTGTGACCATCAGCTTTAGGATATACAAGGGTGTGATCCAAGCTATCCAGAAATCAGATGAAGGCCACCCATTCAG gGCATATCTGGAATCTGAAGTTGCTATATCTGAGGAGTTGGTTCAGAAGTACAGTAATTCTGCTCTTGGTCATGTGAACTGCACGATAAAGGAACTCAGGCGCCTCTTCTTAGTTGATGATTTAGTTGATTCTCTGAAG tttgcAGTGTTGATGTGGGTATTTACCTATGTTGGTGCCTTGTTTAATGGTCTGACACTACTGATTTTGG CTCTCATTTCACTCTTCAGTGTTCCTGTTATTTATGAACGGCATCAG GCACAGATAGATCATTATCTAGGACTTGCAAATAAGAATGTTAAAGATGCTATGGCTAA aatcCAAGCGAAAATCCCTGGATTGAAGCGCAAAGCTGAATGA